In one Cystobacter fuscus DSM 2262 genomic region, the following are encoded:
- the epsY gene encoding exopolysaccharide export protein EpsY: MKTLPSPLSPARCRVARLAALAALLFVSACYHPGRFVWVDDYREPPPSQQDDSYLIRNGDLLDVNVWNQDRISSRPRVRDDGRISLPLINDVDAAGQTPAALARAVEQKLKELVANPVVTVMVQEAQLIRVSVLGEVRNAGQKKLEWGAGLLQAISEAGGFTDYAREDAIYVLRREPGYQNQEPVRIRFTWENLSRNEGNAATFRLKTGDVVVVE; this comes from the coding sequence ATGAAGACCCTTCCGTCCCCCCTGAGTCCCGCCCGGTGCCGTGTCGCGCGCCTGGCCGCCCTGGCCGCGCTGCTGTTCGTCTCGGCCTGCTACCACCCCGGCCGCTTCGTCTGGGTGGATGACTACCGCGAGCCCCCGCCGTCGCAGCAGGACGACAGCTACCTCATCCGCAATGGGGACTTGCTCGACGTCAACGTGTGGAACCAGGATCGCATCTCCAGTCGGCCGCGCGTGCGCGACGACGGCCGCATCAGCCTGCCGCTCATCAACGACGTGGATGCCGCCGGGCAGACGCCCGCGGCGCTCGCGCGCGCGGTGGAGCAGAAGCTCAAGGAGCTGGTGGCCAACCCCGTCGTCACCGTCATGGTGCAGGAGGCGCAGCTCATCCGGGTGTCCGTGCTGGGCGAGGTGCGCAACGCGGGCCAGAAGAAGCTCGAGTGGGGCGCGGGGCTCTTGCAGGCCATCTCCGAGGCCGGCGGCTTCACCGACTACGCGCGCGAGGACGCCATCTACGTGCTGCGCCGCGAGCCCGGCTACCAGAACCAGGAGCCGGTGCGCATCCGCTTCACCTGGGAGAACCTCAGCCGCAACGAGGGCAATGCCGCCACCTTCCGCCTGAAGACGGGCGACGTGGTGGTGGTGGAGTAG
- a CDS encoding flippase — protein sequence MPPTSAAPTRAEPVSPQVDAHTSLRNALKLGGSLLVTYGIALVMRMVLPRYLGPEGFGRYGWADGFSGAFFVLSALGLDVYIRKEVSVRPEHASEFFGGTLLLQVGLALGLTGAMWWVMRASGEPPEVQRLALLLGGYQFFYRLNAILAAVLHAREQVDGLSVAHVAMKCIWGGGMLLVLLLRLPLPWLAAPFIGAEVFKAVYLFHLTRAHAGLKLRLDVRSTVTALLAALPFFLNDAALATNGRVDVSLLGLVANKTEVGYYNAVWGIAGMTMLLSPILGWVLLPMMSRAAASSPEESTRLLRRGLEGILVVSVPVTLALALGAETWVRLMIGQAYLPAAPVLRLLAPIFVLTYVATVCGSWLMAAGRTWTVTRTSLLAALMNPALNLLLIPLLLARLGPAGGASATALSLAICEVIVTLILVGAIGSRAFDARGLAVVGKTLGVCAAVTVVHLLLGRAGLDARDLGRGLARLVVDGAVYLSLVLVTGALRWDEVLALVRRVKARRESTATAQSPLPEERVA from the coding sequence ATGCCTCCCACGAGCGCGGCGCCCACCAGGGCCGAGCCCGTCTCTCCCCAGGTAGATGCCCATACCTCGCTGCGCAACGCCCTGAAGCTGGGCGGTTCGCTGCTGGTGACGTATGGCATCGCGCTGGTGATGCGCATGGTGTTGCCGCGCTACCTGGGGCCCGAGGGTTTTGGCCGCTACGGCTGGGCGGACGGCTTCTCCGGAGCGTTCTTCGTGCTCAGCGCGCTGGGGCTGGACGTCTACATCCGCAAGGAGGTGTCCGTCCGGCCCGAGCACGCCAGCGAGTTCTTCGGCGGCACGCTGCTGTTGCAGGTGGGGCTCGCGCTGGGGCTGACGGGGGCCATGTGGTGGGTGATGCGCGCCAGCGGCGAGCCGCCCGAGGTGCAGCGCCTGGCCCTGCTGCTCGGCGGCTACCAGTTCTTCTACCGGCTCAATGCCATCCTCGCCGCGGTGCTGCACGCGCGCGAGCAGGTGGACGGGCTGTCGGTGGCGCACGTCGCCATGAAGTGCATCTGGGGCGGCGGGATGCTGCTGGTGCTGCTCTTGCGGCTGCCCCTGCCCTGGCTCGCCGCGCCCTTCATCGGCGCGGAGGTCTTCAAGGCCGTCTACCTCTTCCACCTCACGCGCGCGCATGCCGGGCTGAAGCTGCGGCTGGACGTGCGCTCCACGGTGACGGCGCTGCTGGCCGCCCTGCCCTTCTTCCTCAACGACGCGGCGCTGGCCACCAATGGCCGCGTGGACGTGAGCCTGCTGGGCCTCGTGGCCAACAAGACGGAGGTGGGCTACTACAACGCCGTGTGGGGCATCGCCGGCATGACGATGCTGCTCTCGCCCATCCTCGGCTGGGTGCTCCTGCCGATGATGTCGCGCGCGGCGGCGAGCTCGCCCGAGGAGTCCACCCGCCTCCTGCGCCGGGGCCTGGAGGGCATCCTCGTGGTGTCCGTGCCGGTGACGCTGGCGCTCGCGCTGGGCGCGGAGACGTGGGTGCGGTTGATGATCGGCCAGGCCTACCTGCCGGCCGCGCCGGTGCTGCGGCTGCTCGCGCCCATCTTCGTGCTCACCTACGTGGCCACGGTGTGTGGCAGCTGGCTCATGGCCGCGGGCCGCACCTGGACGGTCACGCGCACCTCCCTCCTCGCCGCGCTGATGAATCCCGCCCTCAACCTGCTGCTCATCCCCCTGCTGCTCGCGCGGCTCGGGCCCGCGGGCGGCGCGAGCGCCACCGCCCTGTCGCTCGCCATCTGCGAGGTCATCGTCACGCTCATCCTCGTGGGCGCCATCGGCTCGCGGGCCTTCGACGCCCGGGGGCTCGCCGTGGTGGGCAAGACGCTCGGGGTGTGCGCCGCCGTCACCGTCGTCCATCTGCTGCTGGGCCGCGCGGGGCTGGACGCGCGCGACCTGGGGCGCGGGCTCGCCCGGCTGGTGGTGGATGGCGCCGTCTACCTGTCCCTCGTCCTCGTCACCGGCGCGCTGCGCTGGGACGAGGTGCTCGCGCTGGTGCGCCGGGTGAAGGCTCGCCGCGAGTCCACCGCCACCGCGCAGTCCCCCCTCCCGGAGGAGCGCGTCGCATGA
- the epsZ gene encoding exopolysaccharide biosynthesis polyisoprenyl-phosphate hexose-1-phosphate transferase EpsZ, with protein MTGSAMRTASPVGAPSSEPRTTDAPAGADARSNVVASAVDPFAPGAGSAPTPPVPLSVVPPPPATVPPSRFAPGFTAKLNLVTDVVLVVTALLTATTLMGHDLRLERTDVWVLLGVGVISWLVAGTALCLYDARFAERERLDDLALISIQVLAVTVVLFLTRLLMGTESWIVALSLFPPLLWPSVALLRLLVFRRLAVREEPLDEVLILGVGAMGRLTGEDLRHKHRRKVVGYLKFGGEAAVETPAPVLGTTKDLESVLSTVPVNEVYISGNIVKNHTEMQAAVKVCEKFGIPFALPAYQMRFDRARPVDDNAISDGYLHFVTHAFQPHQMALKRLFDIVSSAAALLMLSPLLIAVALAVKLTSRGPVFFRQERVGLHGRTFGMLKFRSMVVNAEELKAKLEALNEQTGPVFKMKNDPRITRVGRFIRKYSIDELPQLINVLRGEMSVVGPRPPIPKEVAKYAAWQRRRLSVRPGLTCIWQVSGRNQISFENWMYLDMQYIDHWSLKNDINLILKTVPVVITGSGAS; from the coding sequence ATGACAGGCTCAGCAATGCGAACCGCCTCACCAGTCGGAGCCCCCTCCAGCGAGCCACGCACAACGGACGCGCCCGCGGGAGCGGACGCTCGTTCCAATGTGGTGGCTTCCGCGGTGGATCCGTTCGCGCCCGGGGCGGGCAGCGCGCCCACCCCCCCGGTGCCGCTCTCGGTGGTGCCGCCGCCTCCGGCCACCGTTCCCCCCTCGCGCTTCGCCCCCGGCTTCACCGCCAAGCTGAACCTGGTGACGGACGTGGTGCTCGTGGTGACGGCGCTGCTCACCGCCACGACGCTCATGGGGCATGATCTCCGTCTGGAGCGCACGGACGTGTGGGTGCTGCTCGGCGTGGGCGTCATCTCCTGGCTGGTGGCGGGCACGGCGCTGTGCCTGTATGACGCGCGCTTCGCGGAGCGCGAGCGGCTGGATGATCTCGCGCTCATCTCCATCCAGGTGCTGGCCGTCACGGTGGTGCTCTTCCTCACCCGGCTGTTGATGGGCACCGAGTCGTGGATCGTCGCGCTCAGCCTGTTTCCGCCGCTCTTGTGGCCCTCGGTGGCGCTCTTGCGCCTGTTGGTCTTCCGGCGGCTGGCGGTGCGCGAGGAGCCGTTGGACGAGGTGCTCATCCTGGGCGTGGGCGCCATGGGGCGGCTCACCGGGGAGGATCTCCGCCACAAGCACCGCCGCAAGGTGGTCGGCTACCTGAAGTTCGGCGGCGAGGCGGCGGTGGAGACCCCGGCGCCCGTGCTGGGCACGACGAAGGACCTGGAGAGCGTGCTGAGCACGGTGCCGGTGAACGAGGTCTACATCTCCGGCAACATCGTGAAGAACCACACGGAGATGCAGGCGGCGGTGAAGGTGTGTGAGAAGTTCGGCATCCCGTTCGCGCTGCCGGCCTACCAGATGCGCTTCGACCGGGCGCGGCCGGTGGATGACAACGCCATCTCCGACGGCTACCTGCACTTCGTCACCCACGCCTTCCAGCCGCACCAGATGGCGCTCAAGCGGCTGTTCGACATCGTCAGCTCCGCGGCGGCGCTGCTGATGCTCTCGCCGCTGCTCATCGCGGTGGCGCTGGCGGTGAAGCTCACCAGCCGCGGTCCCGTCTTCTTCCGGCAGGAGCGCGTGGGTCTGCACGGCAGGACCTTCGGGATGCTCAAGTTCCGCTCCATGGTGGTCAACGCCGAGGAGCTCAAGGCCAAGCTGGAGGCGCTCAACGAGCAGACGGGCCCCGTCTTCAAGATGAAGAACGACCCGCGCATCACCCGGGTGGGCCGCTTCATCCGCAAGTACTCCATCGACGAGCTGCCCCAGCTCATCAACGTGCTGCGCGGCGAGATGAGCGTGGTGGGACCGCGTCCGCCCATCCCCAAGGAAGTGGCCAAGTACGCCGCCTGGCAGCGCCGCCGTCTGTCGGTGCGCCCGGGCCTCACCTGCATCTGGCAGGTGTCCGGCCGCAACCAGATCTCCTTCGAGAACTGGATGTACCTGGACATGCAGTACATCGACCACTGGAGCCTCAAGAACGACATCAACCTCATCCTCAAGACGGTGCCGGTGGTCATCACCGGCAGCGGCGCGAGCTAG
- a CDS encoding NADPH:quinone oxidoreductase family protein, protein MRALQLERLDGPEGLKLVELPEPEAGDQVLIDVVAAGVSFPDLLLSRGQYQMKPALPFVPGVEVAGVVRSAPEGAQVKVGQRVMAFTMLGGWADVAAAAPSLTFPIPEGWSFEAAAGTVLNYHTAHFALHRRGRLEEGETVLVLGAAGGVGTASLQVARGAGARVLAVVSSEEKAEVARSAGADRAFLSSQDWVAQVKEATAGRGVDVVVDPVGGDMFDLSLKCLAPEGRLLVVGFAGGRIPEVKVNRLLLKNVDVVGVAWGGFLVQEPGISADIAQALAVLAEKGFVEPVVGRVLPLEQAAQGLRELEARKATGKVVLRLREA, encoded by the coding sequence ATGCGCGCGTTGCAGCTCGAGCGGTTGGACGGTCCCGAGGGATTGAAGCTGGTGGAGCTGCCCGAGCCCGAGGCGGGGGATCAGGTGCTCATCGACGTGGTGGCGGCGGGGGTGAGCTTTCCGGATCTGCTGCTGTCGCGGGGCCAGTACCAGATGAAGCCCGCGCTGCCCTTCGTGCCCGGCGTGGAGGTGGCGGGGGTGGTGCGCAGCGCTCCAGAGGGGGCGCAGGTGAAGGTGGGACAGCGGGTGATGGCCTTCACGATGCTGGGGGGCTGGGCGGACGTGGCGGCGGCGGCGCCCTCGCTGACGTTTCCGATTCCCGAGGGGTGGAGCTTCGAGGCGGCGGCGGGGACGGTGCTCAACTACCACACGGCGCACTTCGCGCTGCACCGCCGGGGCCGGCTCGAGGAGGGCGAGACGGTGCTGGTGCTCGGCGCGGCGGGCGGGGTGGGCACGGCGAGCCTCCAGGTGGCGCGAGGCGCGGGCGCGCGGGTGCTCGCGGTGGTGAGCAGCGAGGAGAAGGCGGAAGTGGCGCGCAGCGCGGGCGCGGACCGGGCCTTCCTCTCCAGCCAGGACTGGGTGGCGCAGGTGAAGGAGGCGACAGCGGGGCGGGGCGTGGACGTGGTGGTGGACCCCGTGGGCGGGGACATGTTCGACCTGAGCCTCAAGTGCCTGGCACCCGAGGGCCGGCTCCTGGTGGTGGGCTTCGCGGGCGGGCGCATCCCCGAGGTGAAGGTGAACCGGCTGCTGCTCAAGAACGTGGACGTGGTGGGCGTGGCCTGGGGCGGCTTCCTCGTGCAGGAGCCCGGCATCTCGGCGGACATCGCCCAGGCGCTGGCGGTGCTCGCGGAGAAGGGCTTCGTGGAGCCCGTGGTGGGCCGGGTGCTCCCCTTGGAGCAGGCGGCCCAGGGCCTGCGGGAGCTGGAAGCGCGCAAGGCCACGGGCAAGGTGGTGCTGCGGCTGCGCGAGGCGTGA